The genomic stretch CCAGTTGACCTTGGATGGCGGGCTCGGAGCGGGCTGGTTGAGGTCGTAGTTGGGCGTGTCGTCGCTGAACGGGATCGGCGGGAACAGCATCCAGCCGCCGCCCTGGTGGATCAGTTTCTGCACGTAGTCGCTGCGGTAGTCGGCCTGGAACGGTAGTTGACCGCCGAATTCCTGCTCGGTGTAGCGCTTGAATGCCGGGAAGTACAGGCTGTCCTGGTAGCTGAGGACCAGCGGTTTGTCGTTGGCGATCAGTTCACCGCCCAGGGTCAGCAGGAACAGGCCGATGAACAGCCACAGCGACCACCAGCCACGACGGTTTTTCTTGAAACGCTCGAAGCGTCGGCGCGCCAGGGGCGACAGATTGAGCATCAGGCGTTCCTCGCGGCAAAATCGATGCGCGGGTCGACCAGGGTGTAGCACAGGTCTCCGAGCAGTTTTATCAGCAGGCCGAACAGGGTGAAGATGAACAACGAGCCGAACACCACCGGGTAGTCCCGGGATACCGCAGCTTCATAGCTCATGCGCCCCAGGCCATCGAGGGAGAAGATCACCTCGATCAGCAGCGAGCCGGCGAAGAACACACTGATGAACGCCTGGGGAATCCCCGACACCACCAGCAGCATGGCGTTGCGAAACACGTGGCCGTACAGCACCCGGCGCTCGCTCAGGCCCTTGGCGCGGGCGGTGACCACGTATTGGCGGGTGATTTCGTTGAGGAAGGAGTTTTTGGTGAGGATGGTCAGGGTCGCGAAACCGCCGACCACCAGCGCCGTCACAGGCAGCACCAGGTGCCAGAAGTAGTCGGCGATTTTACCCAGGGTCGACAACTGCTCGAAGTTTTCCGAGACCAGTCCCCGCACCGGGAACCAGTTGAGCGAGGTGCCGCCGGCAAAAATCACGATCAGGAACATGGCAAACAGAAAGGCCGGCATGGCGTAGCCGATGATGATCGCGGTGCTGCTCCAGATGTCGAACTGGCTGCCGTGATGCACGGCCTTGCGGATGCCCAGCGGAATCGACACCAGGTAGGTGATCAGGGTCGCCCAGAGCCCGAGGGAAATGGTCACCGGCATTTTTTCCAGGATCAGTTCGGTGACCGTGGCCCCGCGAAAGAAGCTCTTGCCGAAGTCCAGTTGGGCGTAG from Pseudomonas sp. S04 encodes the following:
- a CDS encoding microcin C ABC transporter permease YejB, coding for MLAYVLRRLLLIIPTLVIILLVNFVIVQAAPGGPVEQAIAHLQGIGGGGSLGASGDALSHGSRASRGLDPQLIKDIEKQYGFDKPAHERLWLMLKSYAQLDFGKSFFRGATVTELILEKMPVTISLGLWATLITYLVSIPLGIRKAVHHGSQFDIWSSTAIIIGYAMPAFLFAMFLIVIFAGGTSLNWFPVRGLVSENFEQLSTLGKIADYFWHLVLPVTALVVGGFATLTILTKNSFLNEITRQYVVTARAKGLSERRVLYGHVFRNAMLLVVSGIPQAFISVFFAGSLLIEVIFSLDGLGRMSYEAAVSRDYPVVFGSLFIFTLFGLLIKLLGDLCYTLVDPRIDFAARNA